AACATACAGTTCCTCTACTGCTAGTACTTTTTCGATGTACTTCCTCCGGTTCTTTTTAgcctgcatataagttttgtttgAAGTCAAAGTATCTTTACTTTGACCgaatttatagaaaaaaatattaacATTTACGATGCCAAATCAATTTTGTTAGATTCATTACGAAATGTAGTTTCATGAGATATATATTTGGTatggtagatattgatattttttaatatatatttggtcaagctttgcaaagtttgacttgatccaaatctaatatgcagagtaaaaaggaccggggGGAGTATTACAACATAGCAGCATAATTAACCTAATAAATCTGGTAGTAGTACTTTTCCAATGGATTAGTTTACTAAATTGATGTTTCTTTGGAAAAACCAAATAAATTAAACCTTGCTGCTAATTGATGTATCCTTCTAATTCCGATTATTtaacaaaaactaccacaattcatggATCCGTGCCCATAAACTACCACTTTACTTGGTAGTTTTTAGCAAAGGATTAGAAAAAAAACTAATAGTTTTCGGCACAAATTCGTAAAGTGATAGTTTGTGGGCACGGATCCATGAATTgtgttagtttttggttaaatactccctaATTCCCTACTTAGATTTCTTTGCAAAATttaaccaaatttatattaaaaaatactaACGCCTACGATACCAAATATATATAGGGGATTATGAAACtatatttcataatgaatctaacaatGTCGATTTGACATtgtaaatgttgatatttttttttcTATAAGTGTCATGAAAGTAGAGATAACTTTGGACAAATTTatatatacgcagactaattaaTGCAAAGTGTATGACATGAGCTGACTGCAGGCCGAACACGAGCCGGACTTCCGGACGAGATGCATCAAAGTGTCGGACAGCCAAACACGGACGCCACTAAGCAAAAGTCAAAAGCGGTCAGATAAATAAGCACAAACCTTGCGGAGGAGGTTTGGCACAACTCCCCCGGAAGCCGGCAGGCCACATGACGAATAAAGCACACGAATATGTTGGCAATTTGTGCAGATCAAGAGCAAGATCAGATGCCTCGCCGCAGTCCGTCCACACGTATCTGCGACTAGAGAGCGCCACCGACGTACGACGACAGCAGTAGAGGACCCCTCTTGTAGTTGTAGTGACAAACGTATCGCATCTAGATTTACTCACCGAAGAACACGTCAGAGTAGAACTTCAGCTCCCAAATAGGAGTATTTCCAGTTCTGCTGGTTGCTTTGAACTTTCAGAAACATCCAGTTCTGCTAGCTGCTTGGAACTTTCAGAAACATCAGTCCCCGAAATTGTTCCTCTTGCAGTACAAGGATTTCCCCAAAATGAAACGAGGGAAGATGATTGGACATTGGTTCAGCGGCTAATAATATAGTACTCCTAGATGAAAAAAGAGagtccaggcaagcaaaacacaaCCCTGATAACTAGTAGCAATCTGTTTCTGAAACTTACAACCTATCATAGCAAAGGACACCACTCCAAAGTCTCCAAATCTTCTCTCCAGAGACTGGAACCAATGATGCTCTCATTACGACCTATCTCGTACCCTAATCGTCTGACCGACGAGCAAAAGAATCATTAACTGAACTCGGCGCACGATCAGACATGTCTCCGACTCACTATCATGGCGGACTGGCGGTCACCCCGCGACGGTCTGCAGCAGGATCTCGTTGAACGTGTCGATGGGGCCGGGCATGCACCAGTGCACGCAGTCGTTCTGCACCCGCGCGTCCGGCCCGCCGGCGAACGGGTCGCTGCGCATGTACGGCCCCGGGTGGCCGTCCGGCCGCAGGTTGGCCAGCCTCGTCACGTCCAGCGCCGCGAACCGCAGGGGCCCGGCGCCGGCGTGGGCGGCCACCGCCTCCAGGACGGTCCTCCTCATCTCCTTCTCCGTGTAGCCCAGCCCCTTCTCGTCCTCCCTGTACGGGTGCCTCCTGGGGCACGCGCCGGCCTTGTCCCAGTCCCCCTCGAAGTGCGCCGGCGAGAACGTGGTGACCGCGACCAGCTTGCTGTCCGCGCCGTGCCGCCGGGCGACCTCGGCGAGCGTGCGGCGCACGGCCTCCTTGAACGCGCCGAAGAAGGCCGTCTCGGTGCGGTTGAGGTCCGCGCAGTCGTGGCAGCCCACGACCCTGCCGCCGTCGTGGTAGACGCCGGGGATGAGGAACCAGTGCCCGACGGACAGCACGGCGGCGTCGATCCCGCCCAGCCGCGACATCCACCGCTCGTCGAACGAGTCGAGGAACACGTTGTTGTGCCGCACGCCGGCGTGCTCCGCCTTCTCGGCGACCCGCACCAGGAGCGGCGACCAGAAGATGGAGACGGTGGCGTTGTGCTCCCGGAAGACCCAGCGCCGGAACCTGTTCTCCTGGCCGTCCCGGTACACGAGGTCCGGGCGGGAGCGGGAGGCGAGGAGGCAGAGCAGCGACTCGCCCTGGTTGCGCGCCATGGAGTCGCCCACGAAGGCCAGGTGCCTGTTGCGGAGCCAGCGGAggaacgcctccggggagaaggCGGGGAGGTCGCACCGCCGTGGCCGCCACCGCCAGTGGAGGTACCCGGTGTCCGGGCGGCCGTGCGCCATGCAGTTCTGCCCGTCCTTGATGGTGCCGCAGCTCGTGCCGTCGTACAGCGGCGGGCGCGCGTCCGGCACCCACTCGCCGTCGGAGTAGTCGCACGGCGGCGACGCGGATCCTGACGCCGACACGTCTCCGCCTGCTCGGGCCAACACGACAAGGAAACATTTAGTACTGGAGTACTATCCACTACGCCAAACAATCTCCCAGGAACCCAAAATGCCGCACAAGCGGGTGAAATCACACGCCATTTCTTGCACATTTCAACCGTAAAACCACCATGGCCGCTATTTATTGAGCTTATCAAGAGCGCCTTTTATAAATACTTCTAGAACTCCAGAAAACGGCAAGAAAAAGGGGGGAAATTTATCATCGAAGCAAAACGGAATCCGCTGGAGGGAAAGCTCAATTGACGAGCTAAATCGGCCAGAGGACCACTAGGAGAAATCAAATGGAAAACCTAACACCGTACCTTGAGTTTCCCCCAATGCTTCGCCCCCTCGGCCGGGAGCGGGAGGGGGCGGGGGCAGCTGCTCCTCAAGCGCATTGACGGGCGCGTGCCTGTGCTGGGACGGCGCCGCCTCGCGCGCCTGCGGCTGCGCCAGGAGCGGCGGCTTGGGCGCGGCCAGCGGGTTGAAGAGCAGGTAGTGgaggagcgcgagggggaggagggcGTAGAGGACGTAGGAGAGGAATTGCTTCCTGGGGAGCGACAAGTGGGTGGTCTGGAGGTGGTGGCTCTGCGGGAAATTGGTGCCCATGGCTGCGCGGGGGAAGCTATGTTCGTGCACGGGGGGAGGCAGCCATGGCGGACGGGGCGGGGCACGAGTCAAGAGGAAAGGGGATCGAGGGAGATGGGAATCCTTCCTTCCTTTCCTTGGGAACACAAATGTTTTTTCTACTGGACAGAAAAGAATGTTTTTCTACGAGGTAATATCACCCTAAGTCATAGAACTTGTGTTCAATGTTCAGTTTGATGCTACAATTTTAAAAATACGGATTTATGGTCATCTAACTTGACATCGCGTGCAAATATGGTCACAAAATACGCGTGCGGACGTATCAGGGCGTATGGCCCCACCTGTTAGTGAGTGGTGGCACTCAGCTTACTTAATTTTTGCACAAAACACCCTCACATTTTTTAACAACCACACTGTACTGCATATAGGCACGTAAATGTTTGAATTCATCATTTTGCATAATTTAAATATAAGCTGCGAGTCTATATATTTTGGATTCGTTAAACATATTTATTTAACAAACATTTTCAATGTCGGTATTAACTATTTTTCATATAATACACAAGTTCATATTTAAATGTTTTTATGTACTAATGATAGTTTTTATGTATAATATTCTTAGAACATAACTTTATTAATTACGTTTTACAAATATCTTGAAGAAATTGCAAATGCAAAATGAGCCTCAATATGTTAAAAAATAAGCCATCAGCATGATCACCTTTCGAAAGACACGCATCTTGTGGATACTGCCAAAAAGAGCCAGCCAGAGTGACAGACGGAGAAAGAACAGATTTCCATGCATAGGAGCTTGATTGATGAAATGTCACTGTATTTACTGCTATGTCAAACCATCCTGATGTGCAATTAGTATTACTTATATTGTTTTACCACTCCACATGTAAGTATTGTgtgtttctcaaaagaaaaaactTGTAAGTACTGTGTTGATGACATTATATGTTGATCTTAATGCGTCAACCTATCTGGACATGACTTCTCATCCTGCTTAAGGGAATCACTGTAGCAGTGCGCGCCTCTACATGTTTCAGGTAAGAAAAAAGAACCACTAAAATAGCTTAAATGAATCATTGTAGCAGTGCGCGCCTCTACATGTTTCAGGTAAGAAAAAAGGACCACTAAAATAGCTTAAATGGGCTGCAGATGTACATCCACTGCTCATAGATGCAAAAAAATAAATATCATTTAAGCTCTCAGTACATCTAACTTAGCTATCCATACGTTACATGCAAACAGGGGTGGCTTGTTGGTTAGAGTGGCTTCTGTGGTGAACATTGGTCGTGGGTTGGATTCCGGGCTCTCTCCCATTTTTCACTAATTTGACtttttcagaaataaaaaatatGAGAGTGTTTTGTGTAAAAATAAGTTCATCAT
The sequence above is drawn from the Triticum aestivum cultivar Chinese Spring chromosome 7A, IWGSC CS RefSeq v2.1, whole genome shotgun sequence genome and encodes:
- the LOC123151734 gene encoding protein ALTERED XYLOGLUCAN 4, with the translated sequence MGTNFPQSHHLQTTHLSLPRKQFLSYVLYALLPLALLHYLLFNPLAAPKPPLLAQPQAREAAPSQHRHAPVNALEEQLPPPPPAPGRGGEALGETQGGDVSASGSASPPCDYSDGEWVPDARPPLYDGTSCGTIKDGQNCMAHGRPDTGYLHWRWRPRRCDLPAFSPEAFLRWLRNRHLAFVGDSMARNQGESLLCLLASRSRPDLVYRDGQENRFRRWVFREHNATVSIFWSPLLVRVAEKAEHAGVRHNNVFLDSFDERWMSRLGGIDAAVLSVGHWFLIPGVYHDGGRVVGCHDCADLNRTETAFFGAFKEAVRRTLAEVARRHGADSKLVAVTTFSPAHFEGDWDKAGACPRRHPYREDEKGLGYTEKEMRRTVLEAVAAHAGAGPLRFAALDVTRLANLRPDGHPGPYMRSDPFAGGPDARVQNDCVHWCMPGPIDTFNEILLQTVAG